From Maylandia zebra isolate NMK-2024a linkage group LG11, Mzebra_GT3a, whole genome shotgun sequence, one genomic window encodes:
- the azi2 gene encoding 5-azacytidine-induced protein 2 isoform X2 yields MACVGMDSPAVDDDICILKHETAYTTAAESPVSVCAGDESVASHFALVTAYEDIKKRLRETERDNALLKKRVKQLEDKLFRPDAHSSEGPQYVNKAFSAYRGIYIEKEDLQMELNKLKRETSERERILMEQLHTKEVELLQLRTEMDTSQVMKSLNSSQDSWQVERINTELKIHKLQEELERVTLENNRLLERSAGEPHGLNGPDLDQTCDAKYNAREKSMQQTYKALCSEVGRLHSELKHQTGLIRKLRPLISETRQAASTVPVQCLDDVEKNNHPPVPRPSVPRPPSAPPLPSCSGRPCPPTGCPSGTLLPDSLREDCWYNGPWPPQSCSGEGLVGSDACSVVLPPPPLNQASLDDSSRSFPSPPKPSDAMFWEGHSAASNSSSSMSNCSPRSPPHTDWAKPY; encoded by the exons ATGGCCTGTGTAGGTATGGATTCCCCAGCAGTGGATGATGACATTTGCATCCTTAAACATGAGACAGCCTACACCACTGCTGCTGAGAGTCCTGTGTCGGTGTGTGCCGGTGACGAATCGGTCGCCTCCCACTTTGCCCTGGTCACGGCATACGAGGACATCAAAAAGaggctgagagagacagagcgagACAATGCCCTGCTGAAGAAGAGAGTGAAGCAGCTTGAAGACAAG CTTTTCAGGCCAGATGCTCATTCATCAGAGGGGCCCCAGTACGTGAACAAGGCCTTCAGTGCTTACCGAGGTATCTATATAGAGAAGGAGGACCTGCAGATGGAGCTTAACAAACTG AAAAGGGAGAcgagtgagagagaaaggatTCTGATGGAGCAGCTTCACACCAAAGAGGTGGAGCTGCTTCAGCTGAGGACAGAAATGGACACCAGCCAAG TGATGAAGAGCCTGAACAGCTCTCAGGACTCCTGGCAGGTGGAAAGGATCAACACTGAGCTAAAGATCCACAAACTGCAGGAAGAGCTGGAGAGGGTGACACTGGAGAACAATCGGCTACTAGAGAGAAGTGCG GGGGAGCCGCATGGCCTTAACGGACCAGACTTGGACCAGACCTGTGATGCAAAGTATAATGCAAG GGAGAAGAGCATGCAGCAGACATACAAAGCTCTGTGTTCTGAGGTCGGCCGTCTCCATTCAGAGCTGAAGCACCAAACAGGCCTGATTAGGAAACTCAGGCCACTGATCAGTGAGACGCGACAAG CTGCCTCAACAGTTCCCGTCCAGTGTCTGGACGACGTGGAAAAGAACAACCACCCCCCAGTTCCTCGGCCATCAGTGCCTCGTCCCCCCAGTGCCCCCCCACTGCCCTCATGCTCTGGCCGCCCCTGCCCCCCCACCGGCTGTCCGTCAGGCACCCTGCTGCCAGATAGTCTGAGGGAGGACTGCTGGTACAACGGCCCATGGCCCCCCCAGAGTTGTTCGGGAGAGGGTCTGGTTGGGAGCGACGCCTGCTCCGTTGTACTTCCCCCGCCTCCCCTGAACCAGGCCTCTCTGGATGACAGTTCACGatccttccccagtcccccaaaacCCAGTGACGCCATGTTCTGGGAGGGACACTCCGCTGCGTCCAACTCCTCGTCCTCAATGAGTAACTGCAGCCCCAGGAGCCCTCCCCATACAGATTGGGCCAAGCCTTATTAA
- the azi2 gene encoding 5-azacytidine-induced protein 2 isoform X1 yields the protein MACVGMDSPAVDDDICILKHETAYTTAAESPVSVCAGDESVASHFALVTAYEDIKKRLRETERDNALLKKRVKQLEDKLFRPDAHSSEGPQYVNKAFSAYRGIYIEKEDLQMELNKLKRETSERERILMEQLHTKEVELLQLRTEMDTSQGTVMKSLNSSQDSWQVERINTELKIHKLQEELERVTLENNRLLERSAGEPHGLNGPDLDQTCDAKYNAREKSMQQTYKALCSEVGRLHSELKHQTGLIRKLRPLISETRQAASTVPVQCLDDVEKNNHPPVPRPSVPRPPSAPPLPSCSGRPCPPTGCPSGTLLPDSLREDCWYNGPWPPQSCSGEGLVGSDACSVVLPPPPLNQASLDDSSRSFPSPPKPSDAMFWEGHSAASNSSSSMSNCSPRSPPHTDWAKPY from the exons ATGGCCTGTGTAGGTATGGATTCCCCAGCAGTGGATGATGACATTTGCATCCTTAAACATGAGACAGCCTACACCACTGCTGCTGAGAGTCCTGTGTCGGTGTGTGCCGGTGACGAATCGGTCGCCTCCCACTTTGCCCTGGTCACGGCATACGAGGACATCAAAAAGaggctgagagagacagagcgagACAATGCCCTGCTGAAGAAGAGAGTGAAGCAGCTTGAAGACAAG CTTTTCAGGCCAGATGCTCATTCATCAGAGGGGCCCCAGTACGTGAACAAGGCCTTCAGTGCTTACCGAGGTATCTATATAGAGAAGGAGGACCTGCAGATGGAGCTTAACAAACTG AAAAGGGAGAcgagtgagagagaaaggatTCTGATGGAGCAGCTTCACACCAAAGAGGTGGAGCTGCTTCAGCTGAGGACAGAAATGGACACCAGCCAAGGTACAG TGATGAAGAGCCTGAACAGCTCTCAGGACTCCTGGCAGGTGGAAAGGATCAACACTGAGCTAAAGATCCACAAACTGCAGGAAGAGCTGGAGAGGGTGACACTGGAGAACAATCGGCTACTAGAGAGAAGTGCG GGGGAGCCGCATGGCCTTAACGGACCAGACTTGGACCAGACCTGTGATGCAAAGTATAATGCAAG GGAGAAGAGCATGCAGCAGACATACAAAGCTCTGTGTTCTGAGGTCGGCCGTCTCCATTCAGAGCTGAAGCACCAAACAGGCCTGATTAGGAAACTCAGGCCACTGATCAGTGAGACGCGACAAG CTGCCTCAACAGTTCCCGTCCAGTGTCTGGACGACGTGGAAAAGAACAACCACCCCCCAGTTCCTCGGCCATCAGTGCCTCGTCCCCCCAGTGCCCCCCCACTGCCCTCATGCTCTGGCCGCCCCTGCCCCCCCACCGGCTGTCCGTCAGGCACCCTGCTGCCAGATAGTCTGAGGGAGGACTGCTGGTACAACGGCCCATGGCCCCCCCAGAGTTGTTCGGGAGAGGGTCTGGTTGGGAGCGACGCCTGCTCCGTTGTACTTCCCCCGCCTCCCCTGAACCAGGCCTCTCTGGATGACAGTTCACGatccttccccagtcccccaaaacCCAGTGACGCCATGTTCTGGGAGGGACACTCCGCTGCGTCCAACTCCTCGTCCTCAATGAGTAACTGCAGCCCCAGGAGCCCTCCCCATACAGATTGGGCCAAGCCTTATTAA